The Sander vitreus isolate 19-12246 chromosome 10, sanVit1, whole genome shotgun sequence genome contains the following window.
ACTGGACTTGAAGGCAGTAACTGATTCACCACATTCATTGTTGCTTGTTGTACAAGCCAAGCACTACTACACTAACCTTGCCCAGAGGGAAGTTGTTGAGGAAGGCAGGAGTACGGTTCGTCTGCCCGAAGGTGAAGGCAGGGGAGCTGCTGGCGACTTTGAGGCGAGCCCCACTGTACTGGGCTGCAATCTGGGCCTTGAAGGCCCGCCAGTTCTCTGGGTACGTGTACAAAGTCTGGAAACAGGGGAGACAACCCTACATTAATCAAACACATAAATCTAATTTGAACAtacaataattacatttttgctgCCAGGTTAGCAAGACATTGAGCAAACCTAAAGGACGTTCTCATGGCAATATCACGTAACAAGAACAAGAAATGAAAAATCTCGCTCTGTAATGCAAATTCGGTTAATTTAAATTACACTAGGGCGAAAGAAAAGTATGGTAAATAAAGCCACACATCCAGTAGAGAAATATATTGGTCTGGTAGTGTTCTTGATACAAATGTTCAAAATGAATGATGCTATCCAAATCTATAAGCTCGATCTGTTTAAAATGGACTGGGAGCAGGGTGATGCTAGGTCATAACGTTAGTTAGATAAAACTACCGACTGCCAAAGTACTTTATGGACcaacaagggaaaaaaaatatatatacacactatattcACATGGCTGTTGACTAACTactaggagaaaaaaaaaaaaaaagagctataTTCACGTGGCTTTTAGCTTGCTTTAAATGCTAACTTATGCTAGCTATCGTTACCGGTAATATAACTCGACCAGTCTTCGTTCGTATAACGTAAgctttaaacaaaataaaatacagcttAGCCTTTGCACTACAACAAAGGACAGAAGCACCAACGTCTGGCGAAAACACCTATAAATGCGACACTAAGTTTTCACGGCTAGAAAATAGCCACGTTAACGTGGCAAAAGCCTGGGCCGGGAGAGGGGCGTCTTTTACAGTGAATGCAACGTCAGGATAGCAAAAGCTAACCATAGTTTGTATGAACACTGAATGAAATTCTTCATAAATACCCCCAATAACAGCTACCTAACAGACAGAGGACACTGTTAACGTGTAAAGGTGCTCAGTGAAAGTGCAGATGGGCAAGATTTTCGGCGGATTGCCCCAGGaaagttgaaagaaaacccaaaacCTAGCTATCTGTCCATCTTACTCACCCCTGCCGCCATCTTCAGgacgagagaaagaaagaacgaGCGTCCAACTGACGTATTTACGGCCCAAAGCCGTGCGCGCCGTTGCAATTTCCGCGTTCACGTTTCGGCTCAGGTTATGTACGGCCACAGAGCGATGCATTTCACACAGTTGCAGCTGCGCATCAAGTCTCTTTGCACAAAAAGAAAGATCAATGCTCTGAcaagatattcaatttaaaacatgaaacagcATACAAAGATATAACATAAAATACTTTATTCcagtacaaaaaaaacccaaaaaaaaacatgtagttGAGATAGACATTTTGAATTCTACATGTAAGAAACAACAAATGAATAATGTGCTGCATTGTGTGCCATCTTGCTATACATTTAGCAAGCAGTCTCTGGGTTTTCTTTGAATCTTACACCAGTTCAAATAAAAGCAAATGTAGGTTGTGCATAATAATACAATGGTGTCACTATGATTCTTCTCTACCTGTAATACCTTATCAATCAGTGTagaaaaatattcattttaacaAAGAAATGACTAGGCTACTACATAAAATGTCCAATGTGAAATGTGCTTCCTCTGGGGTCAATCAGCTCACAAGACCTGGAAATAAAAGTACAGAAGGCAAGTTCAACGATCAaccataaaacagaaaataaaaacacagccaAAATTGTTCCATTGCAACCAGAGTAACACAATTAGAGCAATAAAAACctgtttttgtcaaattatGAATCACATTTTCCATATTGTGCAGAATAATTTGACATGAAATAAATCTATGTAAGGCATTATCAATTAgatatagatttttattgatcaaaaaaaaaattgggaaattccagtgttgcagcagcaaaatatcagacacagcacacatacagaatatacatgcatgtaataggatacaatatacatgaaataataataggatagaatataagaacaaatcatttaaaatatatacaatacatccAACGAGCAGATCTACCACCTGTATGACAATGTTATGTGTAATACTCACCCAGATAATCATCCATGAGAGATCCAATAGCAAACTGAAGAAAGGGAAACGCTTTATTATAAATCAACATACATCCATTTAATAAACTACTGTGTAACATCTGAGATATAGTGACACAACCTTTTTTAATGTCTTTGGCTATGGCCAGGAGAAACACTTACAATGTCATTCTTGTCCACTCTTGTTCCCACAATCTTTAGCCGGATCTCATCATCTTGCTGGATTACAATGTCCTTaaaaggaagagaagaaaacatCCTTAAATGCAAGACTCGGCAACAGTCAAATGACAGGAGCAGAACAACAAGCAGCACTGCAACTACTTTGCCTACAGAATTTATGACATTATACTTTTTGTTCCATTCTTGCCCCTGAAAAAAACCTTCTTAACACCAGTGTTACTAATAAGTACCTGGATTTTTCCAAGCTCATTTAATGTTAAAAGATGTCAGAGGCAAAGCAATGAAAATATTTGGTGAACATTTATTTGATTAAAAACttttgtgtaatattgtgagctttttttattttttatctccaTCGTGTAATGAGAAATAATGAATATTCTTACCTCATCAACTGTCTTATAACAAGGAGGATTGGAGTTGGGGTCAAACTCCATTTCTGAGGGGATggactgcaaaaaaaaagtttcttgtGAGATAAAGATAATATAAATCGAAAGGGCATTGAAGCCAACCGAGTCGGTCAATAACTATAGATTAAGTTGTTAAATTAAGATGACTCACATGGCGAGAGATGAAGCAAGACATGGGACCAATTTCTGTGAACAATCCAACCTGcgagaaaatagagaaaaatatAATTTAGATAAGACAAGAAAAATGTCTATTATCATTTAACATTTCTTTATATTCAACACATCAACCACTTCAGAAGAATAAACTCTTTACTGAAAGCACATTGACTGTGATAAAGTTAAAATATGTGCTCTATTAACAGTAGAGAATTGCATTAGCCAATATCAAATACAATTAACTTATAATTAATATGatttacactaccggtcaaaagtttggggtcacttagaaatttccattccactccattatagacagaataccagctgagatcagttgcattgttttttcaaccagggcagcagttttcagattacattatgtgcttacataattgcaaaagggttctccaatgttttctcagttagccttttaaaattatatcagataagtaaacagaatgtgcctttggaacattggatgaatggttgctgatagtGGGCAgacaccttttttatttatgtaagcacataatgtaatctgaaaactgctgccctgattaaaagaACAATggaactgatctcagctggtattctgtctataatggagcggaatggaaatttctaagtgaccccaaacttttgaacgGTACTGTATATCACAAAACAGCTCGTCGTTCTACTTTTTTAACAACATAATAAGTTGGAAAACGTATGTAAACATAACCAGGCCGTTATAATACTGTGCAGATCTTTCAGAAGTAACTGTACATGTTTTGGACATCAGAAAATGTTAGCAAGCGTGTCAGAATGATTTATTACAGTATCAATTATATGTCAGAATTAATGTCAGATTTCACGTGTCATCATATAAGAATAATGTTTCAGTTTAGCAATCTGCATAGAGTCCGGAAACCTGCACTGTTTTGTCCCTCACCTTGTTAACCTGAGTAACCACAGCGTCAACCACCTCCCCT
Protein-coding sequences here:
- the polr2g gene encoding DNA-directed RNA polymerase II subunit RPB7, whose product is MFYHISLEHEILLHPRYFGPNLLNTVKQKLFTEVEGTCTGKYGFVIAVTTIDNIGAGVIQPGRGFVLYPVKYKAIVFRPFKGEVVDAVVTQVNKVGLFTEIGPMSCFISRHSIPSEMEFDPNSNPPCYKTVDEDIVIQQDDEIRLKIVGTRVDKNDIFAIGSLMDDYLGLVS